In the Bdellovibrionales bacterium genome, TCCCTTTTGGAAAAATAGGTTTTTTCATTTTGATTTGCTCCGCCAGGAATTTGCGAAGATCATTCATATAAGGCTTACTAAACTCTTCCTGAAGAGCTTTTTTCCAAGAGGGGTCTAACTTTACTTTGTCATCGGAATGTGCCAAAGACGTGTCCATGTCCCATCTTTTAAAGCCTAATATTGGTAGGGTCAATGACATGTTAAAACCTTCGTTTTTTCAGAGAGATACGATCACTGTAGCGCGCGAACTTTTAGGCAAGATTCTCGTGCGCAAGATCGACGGACAACTCCTGACGGGCATGATCGTCGAGACAGAAGCATATTTGGGTTTTGAAGATCCCTCCTGCCATTCTTTCCATGGGAAAATCACGGAACGGACCCAGGCGTTTTACCGCCCCGGCGGCTACATCTATGTTTATAAAATTTACGGCATTCACCACTGTCTGAACTTTATCACTGCCGATGAGAAAACACCCGAAGCGGTGTTGATTCGAGCTTTGCAACCCCTGAGCGGGATTGAGACCATGAAGTTGTTTCGAAACGCCAAAAATGAAATCGATCTCTGCAACGGTCCCGGAAAATTGGCGCAGGCCTTTCACATCGATAAAAAAGACAACAAC is a window encoding:
- a CDS encoding DNA-3-methyladenine glycosylase; the protein is MLKPSFFQRDTITVARELLGKILVRKIDGQLLTGMIVETEAYLGFEDPSCHSFHGKITERTQAFYRPGGYIYVYKIYGIHHCLNFITADEKTPEAVLIRALQPLSGIETMKLFRNAKNEIDLCNGPGKLAQAFHIDKKDNNQLIGSGLGVQDRPNVSQRDIVDRPRVGLNPYCDSSHWPIRYYLKGNAYISRP